Part of the Metarhizium brunneum chromosome 6, complete sequence genome is shown below.
TGAAGCCGGAGCTCACAGGGAAGTCGGGCAAAGGCGTGGAAAGTTGACGGAGCCATTTTGTTCACAGCTCTCAAATCAAACTCGTGATAATAATCAAGTGAAAGTTTTCGATGACAATGTTCAACAAGATACAAAGACAGAATGGAAAAGGAGAATAGGCAGAacaggacaggacaggacaggacaggCTATTTACAAGAAGCAAATCTTACACGCCCAATGCTGCTACTTTTAGTTTGGATTCTTCATAACAGAGCTAAACACAACCTCGAGCAACTAAGAAACTCATTCATCTGGCTATTGTAGCAAGTGCGTTTACAGGCGCAGCACTAGGGTCGACCATCAAGGCATCATGTACGGTGCATCTGTTTTTAATCTTTGACGGTGTCGTGCATGTATTTCTACAAAGATGAACCGTCCCAGTTCTAGTGACCCCGGCCGTGCCACACGGAGTCATCTGTTTATTCTTGAGCTATTTAAAATAGCCTTGGCCACTCGCTACCTGCCCAAGCTAATATATGCACCAGTTCTTTAGACCGAATGGActtacaaaaaaaaaactcaaaaGGCGGTTGAGTCGTAGCACAACACACATTACTTCCCGAGGGGGTGCTAATGAACCACCAcataatataagcttagtatAACCTTGGCCCCTATCCGAAAGTCTATATTGCGCCCCAGCTTCTCAAATTCTACTCCCACGAGAGACCCGCCGCATAAGGAGCGTATCTCCCAGAGGTCAAGGTGAGAGAGTTGATAAGCGTCGGGAGGGAAAGAACAGGACACAAGCAGAGAGTGAAGGAGGAGGCCAAAGACCAGAGTTGGAGGTTCGGCTCGCCGTCTCGTGATATGCTGGCGATGAGCTGCAAGGGTAGGCCACGCAAGACGATTACGTTGGTGTTAGCCATGTGTAAACCATCGCAGCGATCGAGCCATAAGCTGGACAAGCACATACTGGCAGCTGTTTAGACGCAGACGAGAACAAATTATCATTAGACTTGGTCCGCAGCTTCCATACGCCCAACGCCCCCTCCTTGACTAAGAACTCCTATTATACAATGCAAACACATTCACTTCCATTCCATCCATACGCCCATCACATCAAACGACTCCCCTGAAATGCACGCCACCCTACGACATGCTATACGGTACTATCGCTTTATCAATAATGGGGTCCCGGCGCGacatcttctccttctccgtgCCCCAGCGCGACTGGAAGTCGACCTCTGCCTCGAGTGCCTCGTCAAACGCCTTTCGACACTCGGCCGGCAACAGGTCCTTGATCTCGTCTGACACGGACACCAGCCCGTTGAACGAAGCGACAAATTCCGCTGGCATCTCGCTGTTTGGTCGGACAGAAGCGTCGTTTCGCGGCGCGCCCTCGCAGTATGTGTCCATGACGAGGAAATTCCTGGCCATTCTGAGCGGCACCGGTGGGAACTTGACGCTTCCTTTGCTGGCTGCCTCTTCGTCGGGGCTCACTTGCTCGATTCGCACACGGGTGGGCTGCATTATGGCCGGGTATTGCAGCATGTTGGTGTGAATGTCGTAGACGCCGGCATTGTTGAACTTGCGAATCGCATTGATTCCGGCGTTGAATATGCTACACCATGTCAGCAGTGTTTTCAATatagaagagaaaaaaaatccaagGGCAGTCAACTTCACATACCTAGCTTCTCGTGCATGCTCCAGCATCCAATTCTGGTCATTGACGTTgaccttgcgcttcttgtaTTCGGGCTTTCCATTGGGCACCGGCACAGACGGCACATTGGTATGATACACAGCACTGGCGCCGTGCCAGGCAACGTACTGGTTCTTGTTGTACTCGCCGGGCACAAAGTGGTCATCGGGGTCAGCAAGCTGGCCCTCAACAGCACCTTCTTCCCGCAGCTGAGCAACATTGTAATCGTCAATGATGCGCTTACCGCCAATAATGATCCTCGCGCCAAACTCCCTAAAGACTGACCGGGCCGTAACAACACCTATGGATCGGCCCTTGTAAGAATGTGGGATAATGTCTCGCTCAATCATGTCTCgcttctcgtcgtcgtcgacgataATCTTGTGCAGCTTTCGGTGCTTCGTGAAGAACAGGTAGCTGTCTCGGAAACCAACACAACGAGCAGGCTCCGTCGACAACATGTAAAGTCGATTTCCACGTCCCAGGACGGTAAAGGTACGACAGCGATAGTCGCGACCGCCTTCCAGGTTCCCCAGCTTGTCGACCTTGGTCTCGCCCTCAGGATCTTCGGGTAGCACGCACTCGTCATTAACAATCTCGGCCACGGTACCTTCGGCGTCGATGACCTGTTCGGCCTTTGGCGCCGCTGGGCCTCCCTTGCGACCACCTCGACCTCTCCACCCCCCGCGACCACGACGTCGCGGCGTATCCTCCGTCACGGTAATCATGGGGTCCCAGTCGGGCGGCTTGTTCTTTGGCGGTCGACCCAACCGCTTTCTTCGAATCACAGGCTGAGGCGGCGGACTGGgttccttggcctcgtcgccctcttcctctccttctTTCGTAGCGGCCGCTTCTTCGTGGTCCGACGCGAGCCTGGTTTCCTCTTggtcatcgtcgtcgtcgtcttgcgCAGGCGGCTCCTCGTGCTCAGAGCCTTCGTCAGCCACAGCCGCATCAACCATgggctcgtcctcggcatcggcaaAACCCTTGGGCGTGCTCTCTGCAGTGTTTAAACTACGCGTTAGTCTTAAACGAATCCTGGTTCTGGGTGCCATGATTGTGCTGGCGAGCCTCTGTGCCAGTCAAGGACACGAGATGAGAGGCCAACGCGGAGAGGGGAAGGGAAAGGGCAACAAAGGACGGCAGGCAtcaaagagagagagagagagagagagaaggcgCACAGAGCACAACGCAAGTGTAATGCGCGCGATCAATGCGCTTCCCTTGCACAAAGACAATGCCGTGTGCGGTTGTGGGTGATGCTGCTTGCGCTCGCTCCATGTagggaaaaaaagatggagaaaaggccaagagaGAAAAGTGCATACCCAGCGCTGCCGATGCCTTCCTAGCAGCTGCGCGACTAGACCGTCGCCCCATCTTGCCAATTCACAGCCCGATATCTCACAGTCTTGGTCCGCTCGTAGGTGTAGGATGGAGTACGCGCGCCAAAGAAAGGTGCCCCAAGCAGGATCAGCTGTAgaagttgatgatgagacCTGGTCTGGATACAACGACAGGTTGACGCTCTGCCCGCGATCCAAGGTCGATTTTGACACACGGCACGGTTGGGACTTGGGACGCGCCTTGTCGGATTGCGTGCCTTTGATTGGCCTCTTGATGAGCCTCACCGGAGTGTGTGGATGAAGGCGCACTGTACCAACAGCACCGTGCCGGGTGGCCCCTTCCCGGTTTGGCGGGAGACGAGGCTCTCCCGTTTTCTGCCACTCAATAATAACAGCTTCACATTTCCATGCGTCGCCATGGTTCGAGCAGTGGGAAACCAAATGTACACTAGTAGCGCATGCATGCATTCATATAGCCCACCCAGTGCAGCTGCCGTATTAATTTGCCTAGCAACTCAAAACATCGCACCGAGTAACTAGTTAGTACACAGACGGACACCCAAGCACTCTAGACCCATGCTCTCTGTTCTAACACATCAGACAAAAGCTCTCATCACTCCCCCTGTCCAATAAACTGTAGTACAGTTATatagaagaaaaaaaaaataactcGAAACTCCGTTTGCCTTTCCAGAATTCCATCATTCATCTATGAAGCCGTGTATCCCTTCTCCCTCGTTACAAAGTATCCCAACCTCCATTATTTATCTCGGCCTCCAGTTTGCGGCTAATCAGACTTGGCACGCCGTGGTTCAGTACTGTATTTCGTATCATGGAGTCATATCTCTTCTGGTTCAAGAAGAGCTGTCGGCCGTGACGAAGCTGAGGATCCGTCTCGCCGTATTTATCGATATAAGGTGCCGGGGCGTAAGACCCAGACTGTCGAAAAAGGTACACTATTGAGCATTTTCGTACATTCAAGTATACTCCGATATTCTTTTGGCACCTTATTTTTCAAGTGTTAGCCTACCGCACGTATCATGGCTGTCAAATAGGTAGGTCCCGAGCTTACTTGCGCATATGCTGTTGAGCACCACCAATTCTCGTCGTCTCCCGACCGACAGTCTCCGGCTTTTGGCAACAGTTGCTCTGACTGCAAAAGATTTCACCGCAGAACAAGCAAATGACCGGATCTGTGAGGTCTTTACCGGTAGATGGACACCTTCTCCTGATCGACTCTTCAATTAGTGTGTCGTAAGTCTTCGGGAGACCAATCAGTTCGAAAATGCCTGGATGGCTGACCAGGGCAGATTGGCTCATGTCTCCATAACCATTTGGCCAAACAACCTGGTGCTTGATCCAGCCCGAAACCAGGTCGTACGTTGTCATTGGCCAACCACACGTAAAGGCGTTTTCCGTCATAGAGGCACACATTTCATCAAAACTGGGTAGGCGAAGAGCATCTGTGAGGCGATCAAGCTCGTCCGAATCCGCATCCTGACTTGACGAGATGTGGCTGTTGAAGTCGACACCGTACTTGACGTACAAGAACACGACACTTTTCCGCAAAAAGGTCAACGCATACTTCTTCACAAAAGTGTACCAGCTTTCCAAAGTATCCACGCCTGGCTGTTGGAAACCCTTATTCTCCCCCTCATTGTCGCTGGTCttgccaaagttggccaCCTCGAGTTCCATTCCGCATTTGGTGATTGCAAGCGCAAAGCTGGCAAAGTTGATCATGGCCGGATCCTGTGATTGCTTGCCAGCAAGGCCTTCTATCCACATGCTGAATGGAACGTTGCGCCCCATGTGAAACACAACCTTGACAAGTTCAGCCAGATAACACAGCCTGAGCATATGGAAAATTTCGGCGTTGTAGGCCGGTACAAGGCCATATGCGCATTCAACCAGGAAGGTGAATGGATCAAGGCTCAGCAAAGGTGGATAAGCGTCCAAAGGTCGAAGAACCGAAGTAGCTGCCAGCAGGTCCTGGGTTCCAACATATCGACACATAAATAACTGGCAGTGCTGTCTCTCACTGTCATTGGTGAATTCATCTTCAATACGATTGGGAACCCCGTCCGTGTGGCCTGCTCCAACAGCTATGTAGGACGAAGCAGTTTCCGAAAGAACTCGTAAGTGGACGAGTACTTGCTCCGGGATTTTATCCAATAACGTCATGCCTGGTtggacctcgacgccgcgtTGCTGTATTTCCACAGATGATATGGTGAAGCCGATGACTTGAACAAGAGTGTCGCTCGAGTAAAGCTCATCTCCTCCAGTAGCCTTGGCATCGATAGGGTGCCGAGTGTGCAGCCCATTCACTCGTAGAGTATCTCGAAGACGCCGATATGCTGCCTTCAAGTCTCCCAAAATTTGACTGTTGGGGCCAGCAGCCGCCAGAGAGTTACCTGGCTCTGGTATGCCAGCAGTAGAGAATGAGGAGCTCGCCGGGGTTCCAAGCACAGAAGACTGCGAGTCGGGGTCGTCTCTCCCCCATGAAATATCTGCATCCGGGTGCTGGTTTGCCAGAGTTTCAACCAGACTGCCTGGTACACTTGGCGTGTACATGTTCGGTGGGCTGGGTGAGTCGACCTCGGGGGCCTTACCCCCTTGCAGCCAATATGCCGAACCCATCTTCAGGTCAAGGAATTCTCCAAAAGATATTGACGGTTGCAAGTAGCTCGGGTACGATTCTTCCAACCCTTTCCATATGATGGGAAGAAATGCGTTGCCAAGAGCTTTACATAACGGGCACACAAATTCATTGCGCCTCGTGTCCTCGGGATGATGTCTTGCAATTTGATGCGTATGTCGGCGATTCGTTGCCTCGTAATACATTTCAAAGCATCGATAATGCATCATATGCCCACATCCGCTGGCAACCGGGCCAGGTCTGGACAGATTGGCCTTGAACCCTTTGCCAATGGTTTGGCGTTCAGCCAAAAAAGTCTCCCCATTTAAATTGAGCTTCTCAACCATTTTCCGATTCTCATGCGCGATTCCAAACGGCCGAATGTCTTCGGCAGATCGATCGAGGTTGCAAGGGGTTTGTGAGGCTTCTCTTACCAACTCGGGGTCTTGAAAGTCAGTTTGGCGGAGCACGCGGCTTTCATTGAGAAGGGCAAATGTGCCATAAAGCCTTCTATCATCTGCGTCCTCCTGGCACAAGATACAAGTCCCTGTTGGATACTTCCAATTATGCTTTCGGTCCTCAGATTGGCCCATTtcgtcctcatcttcatccaagtcAGAGCCCCAGTCAATTCCACCTTGGTTCTCCAGAAAATTTTTCTGCTGTTGTTGGAACTGTGCCATGACCTTGGCCTGACGGTTCAAGGCAGCCTTTTTCCGCCTTTCCCGCTCCTCTTCAGCAGAGTTGTTGGCCGGAGAGGCGGTGTCAACACGGTCTACCGAGATGCCAAGATTCACAAAAGAAATCTCGAATGCTTGCGGCCGCTTTTGCCTCAGTCTCCTCAAGACCAGAGCAATCTTGGGATGAACTGCTTTGAACTCGTCCTTGTTTGACATCAAAGTCAATAGTGAGACAATGGTTCGGGAATTGTTCGCTTCTGGCATGAAATTGCTGCGAGCCATGGTGGTGAGAGCAATTTGGACAAATGAGTTTGGCGGCTGTCCAATTGCTTCCGATTCATGGGACTTGTCCTCGAGAATGGCAATGAGAATCAGATGGAGGACGACTTGCAAGAACGTCTCTAACCGAGTAAATGGTACAGAAGGTGTAAATTTTTGGGCAACAAGAGGATACAAGAGTGAGTAGTAGATAATTTGGGCAAACATGCCAGTGCTGGTGAACTGCCCCAGGTTTTCAAACAAGCCTGATGGCACAGGCCGGTGCTTGGGTTCATAAACAATCTCTTCAATTGTCTTGCcagtcttcttggccatcttcttTCGATATGCCATCTCTGACTCCTCTCGCTGATTTTTGTTGTAGTGTGCAATATAAGGATCAATATCTTCGATGAATTCTTGACGCAATTCGAAAGTGCCTACGTCAGAAATGCCTTCGGGGGGTTTGAAAGTCGCCATTTCGTCCAAGACGCGATGGAAGTCCTCTTGTTCTTGATACTTCTCGGGCAACTTGCCACATATCTCGTTGAAGGATAGCGGTTTGAAGCACAAAACATGCGTGATGTCTCGTCGCATGGCGAGAATTCTTGAGTTTGGCTCATCATCAGGAGCAATAAGAGAAGTCCGATCGCTCAAGAGGACAATGAGAAGATGAATCATGTCCTCAACAATGTCAAGATGTTGCGCATCATCCTGAGCTTCAGACTTGAGCTCAAACAACCCCTTCACCCAGCCATCCATACCAAACCGGTCAATGATGGATGCAAGCACGCGGCCTGGATTGCACACAACCATCGCCGtctgaagaagaaaaatgtCTCGATGGTGCGTTACATCCCTCTGCCCTACACCTCGATATGTGCTAGCTTGGTGCCTCAAACTTATGCCATTTCGAACCCACATATTGGCTTTGATCTGCGCCAGCCAAGCACAAACCCGCAGAGGGAAGTCAAAGGCGGCCATAAGGTAGTCCTCGGGGTCATAGTCCTTTCTTGGGATCTGTGGCCGTCCCATCAATCTTGGCTTTGATCTCAGCTCTTGGCCAGTGAAGCTCATCAATGCTCGAATGCTGGATGCAGGCAGTGAGCGACCGCATTCGATGAGCCAAGACAAGGTGTAGTGCAAGGCATGGTGGAAGCTGATGGAATCTTTCTCAACAACAAATTTGACAACTTCGTAGGAAGCATTCTCTGTGTCAAACTCAAAGTCGGTTAGGGTCTTGAATTTCACCTCATCCTTGATCTCCCCTTGCTTGAACCTATGACGTTCTGCGCCTATGGAGTTCAAAATTACAGTCTTTGAGGTAAAACGAATGGCTCTCTGGAGATAGTGAATTTCATCAGGCGGACAGTCTCGGAATGCCTCGGCTAGGATTCTTGCTTGGAGATTGATTTGCCGTGTGACTAACGAAGCTGTTATCCAAGAGTCTGCTTCATACTCGACATGCTCAACCACTGCTCGCACGTTTGGTCCAATGCACTGGTGAAGCTTCACCAAGTCCAAAAACTGCATCAAATATCGAGGCTCGGATCTGACTCGCTCTTGGACGTGAGGAGATCCAAACAGGTATTTCAAGTCTTGGTAGAAATGGTACATTCGGCGATTGGTCACTGACCCGCTTTCGAACGCAAGGACGGCGTCGGGAGAAACATCCCACGGATGGCCAACTTGTCGAGTAGTCAAAAAGGTGTAAAGAATAGCTAGCAGGCTGCTCATGAAGTTTCCTCGCTCCACAACTTCAGCGGTTATCGATGGAGTTGTCAGCATCTGCAGCGACAGGTTGATAATAGAGTGATCCGGTTCCCTATCCCCAACCAGGTACAGTTGCGCTAATATTGTGTAAAGGCTGGCAAATCTCAAAGCCAAAACACGCTTGAATTCCGGCACTGATACCACTGTTGAGATATAAAGCGAGCGAAGGTCGATCCTGACCTTCTTCCACATCCGCAAGTcaaaaagaagcagccaaTCGAGGCGTACACGTTGGAACACGTCTTCAGCCGGGGGCACATTGTCTCGCTGTGTATAGACTTGTGGGGTTTCGATCCAGTACCTACCAGGTCGAGGGGCGGGCCTTTCTGTTTTCCCTGGAGTCTTGGGAATATCAACGTTTGCTTTGGCATAGACTGCGGGTGCAATCAAAGGATCAGCCGTATCGGAATCCGAGGGAGTACCATCCCGTTCTCGCCGTGCTGCCCTTGCTTGaactggcggcggcggcggcggaggtggaGGATAGCCTGCCATTGtggcctcgtcttcttccagcGCCTGATCCGATTGTGACCAGTTCATACCCAGATCGCCAACGTCTCCTCTGGCATCTACCATCAtgacatcgtcgtcctcatcctcgtcaccgcCCGCTACTGAGCTAGTGGGCGActggccatcgtcatcattgTCACCCATGTCTGCATCGTCATCCTGGTCcacgtcttcatctcctccgtcAACATTAATTTCAAGATTGCCACCAGGAGCAGCTGCAGCCTGTAGCGCCCTGATAAAGTGCACGTTGAGGCCGTGTATCCTGGTTTGTGACATTATATTCtgctcgtcttcatcttcgtcgtcaATAACGCCTGATGTGTGAGAAGCGTGGCTTCCCTGACGCCAGGTTTTCATCATCTCGTCGCAGACTGTTCGCCTAAGGATATTGTTGTCGTGCCCAATGGAGCAGCCGGAAATATCGCTCAGCCATTCAACAAGCGTGCCACACATTTGTTCACGGAATGTGTCTCGCGCCGACCTAATTGTAACTGTGACTCTGATAGCCTCCATGATCTTGGCCATTTGAAGCAGCATATCAATGTCGTTTAGATAGATCAAGATACTTCTCCCGACAGCATCAGTTTCCCAAGCatccttggcagcctccCGTCTGGTCTTCCTACATGCCCTAGCAATCTGATCCTGGACTTCTTGGACTGTGTGTTTCTCGTCATTCCACAGGATGAGGGCAAATTCGTCGCAGAATGTGGTCTCAGGACCGTAATAGACAGATGTCAGTCGCGACGCCTCCTCATCTTTCAAGATTGATTCTTTGGTTTTTGCCTGCCTCAGCTGTTCTGGGGAGCAGGAGATGACGTCGCAGATGTAGTCGAACACGCGACCGATGGTCATACGAAGGCTGCTCAGAAGGTCATCTGGCAGCCCGAcagcttctttgcctttgcccttggcctgCCCGGATTTCATGTCCGAATGTATAGTGCAAAACAATGGCGTCTTCCAAGCTTCGTCATCACCACAGTCGCAGCACCCACTGTTCCCAACAGACATTTGTATTCGAACCATGTGACCGGTATGATCTGTTGAGTCGTAGCACCGGACGCAGAGACAACACGTTTCGTCGGTTCCGCACGTCCGGCACATGTAGGTCGCCTCGCCAGGTTTGAAGATGTGTCCGCATCGCTTGCCACGGGCTGCTTCGGTGTATTCGGCGCCTTCGACGGCACCCTGGGCATCACCAAGCTTCAGGCTGTCGGAGGGCTTACCCTCGGGGAAAAGAAGTCGCATGTAGTCTTGATTGCCACCCGCCAGAGACCAAAACAAGCTCGTTAGAAGCTCCCGTgctgcatcttcatcgtAACGATTGCAAAACCGGGCAGGCAGGTCCGCCAAAAGCTGGCagagctgctgctcctgcgtAGACATTTCGGGTTCCATTCTCATGAGCTCATGATTTCCGCCGATCCGATCCAGACGGTACGCCCATAGACGTTGTGGAAGAGACGGTCCGGCGGCAAGGTGGGAGAGGTGGATGCTGGCAGCTCGCCAAGGTGCTTGCTGACAGTTATCAAAGATGACGGGTACTGATGCCCCATCAATAACAGTGGCGGGCAGGATGGAGAGGGCAAGTTCTATGCGAGAAAAATGGTGGCAACAAAGCACATGTGTACTGTCGAGCTATCGGAGGGCGATCCGCGTGGAGTTGATGTTCAAACGTTGCGTGGTGTGAAGAGCCGGGTGGCACTGGATTAGATTGATATTTTTACCCCTCTGTGTGCTCAAGGAACAGCTGGCGGTCTACGTTATGGCGTTGACGGCATTGGGAACACTAGTGCTCTGGGGTGCCAGCGGCGCGATACAGGCGCCTTGCACTCAGTGCTGCTATCTGGGcccccaacggcggcaattACAGGGCGGCCAACAGCTGTCGTACGACCCGGGCGCCTGTTGGCCAGTGTCCGGTGAAGTACCTGGGTAACCGCCAGGCACTTTAAACTGTACATGgcaaggtcaactggtacgaCTAAGAGCCATCGCCGACCAACGCCATGCAACGCGGATGATAGCAGTGCATGCTATTTGACCCAAAATAACAAGACGGTGTGTCCCATTTAGAAAATCTTGACCACGTCTCGCCTTCTCACGTCACGGCGCTTGCACTGTCGTACGGCTGTGCAAAGCCTCATATCCGATTCGCACGTGGCAAAACGTATTGCGCGAGCAAACGGTGATGCGTGAGATATCAACTCTATTGATTTGTGAATTGTACAAGTCTAGAGACACAGAGTCCCATGACTGCCTACCCATTTCCGCGGCCTTCAATTGTATATCGTGAACATAGTCTACTCGTCGTCCTCAGCAGTCTCCTCAACATACTTGCTTCGAATATCCTTCCATTGTCGCTGCCATTCCCACATTAGTCCAATACCACACCTGTTGCCATTCGCATATGAGGACTTACGCCGCGGTTGTGGTTGTCCCACCACTTGTTAACACCGTTATTGAAGCCGCTATAACGAGAGGTTAGTAATTGCCGAATTCCGGTACGCCATTTATCAGGGTGAGGTCCGTACACTTCGAATGCGAAGCCGGCAGTGAAGACAgccgccaacatggcgtAGTTCTTTCGGAAAAGAGCGCTGCAGCAAGTCGTGTTAGCTTCTCGGGGTCGTGGGAGTGGTCGTTCGGCTTCGATCGAGGGACTTGCCTATAGAACGAGTTGACGAGAGACTATCGGATGAGCGATTAGCTGCGATTGTCGGCAGAAGGGCGCGCGGTCAATTCGGAAGCTTACCATTGTGACGGCTTCGTGCGATTGAGCACTGGAGGATACGGTATCGGAAGGTGATGGGCCGCAAAGCTGTCGAGGGATGGATTTCCTTCGAGGTTTGGGGAGGCCGATTCGAAAAGGTGCCGGGGAAATTCGCGATGGACTGAGGCAGCCTTTGTCTGTTCTCGGATTGGCCAGCCCTCCTCCAGTGCGGGTCCTTCAAAACCGAGGTACTACAGCCTAGCAGCCGTGATGCAGGAACCAACTGTGCAAGCTGTTATGTCGTTTGGGGTGCAAGATGGTTTGTTATTTCTGAAGGCCAATCCTCCCAATTATTACCTATAGGTACTTATCTACCTAGTAGCTATTGTATATATTcaaaaagggggggaaataAGCGACGCGTAAATCCCTACTTCAAAACCTGGTGGCCAACGAGCAACTCTTATCTTATAATAGGTCAGACGTCTTAAAAGGAATAAGATTTTTCAAAATGTCTTCTAGTATTCTGATTCTATATTGAAATTTTTTCTTGACTCGATTGCGTCTGCCATTCTACTTCGTATCAAGCACATTATGCACTCACTCGCAAGCAGGTTTTGATTCTGATGTACTCAATCGACCAAGCACAAGGTTATGTGGGGTCACTGTTCAGGAATGTGACGACTTTCGCCCCGCGCCCAGTCGACACAACAGCTCATCTTCGAGTTCCTCGGTCACGGCAGCAAACACAACTTTTTGAGACGGACAGCTAGGTGTCGTCCGTTCAATCTTACAACCAGTTCTTCCCGTAGATCTCTGACGCCATTTTCTCTACCCAACCCACCTGCCTAGGCCTTCTGAATTCTAACACTTTTGTCACAAGCCCTGCGGCTGAGCTGTTTGCGATGCCTTCGcaggccaccaccaccaacgcGGGAATTGTTACGGACGAGAGCAGCGGACAGCGCCACATCCCCGAATCCCTCCGCGCTGATGGAACTACCCGAAAAGCCATCAAGATCCGACCTGGCTATCGTCCACCAGAGGATGTCGAGGTTTACAAAAACCGAACTGCTGAAGCCTTTCGGGAGCGAGGTCGAAGAATAGGGATTCCTGGAGCCGCAGGCATAGAGGAGGAGCAGTCAGATAAAAATTCTTCAGCAGCCGGCAACAAAAACGCAAAGCGGAGAGAAGCTCGCAAGCGGGCCAAAGCAGCTgcggacgacgacgtcgcaAGCGAAACCAAGCCGACAACCGTGGAGACACCAAAGGCTGAAGAGGTCGATCCGGAGGTAGAGCGAGAGAAAAAGTCCCGTAACCTTAAGAAGAAGTTGAAACAGGCCAAGGAGCTCAGGAACAAGAAGGAAGGTGGAGAGGCGCTGCTACCTGAGCAGATTGCCAAGGTGATCAAGATCAATGAGCTCATTCGCGAATTGGATGCGCTGGGTTTTGATGCGGAGGGTGAGCCCAAGTCGAACAATGTGGTCAAGACGACAGAGGAGGACTGAGTTGGTAGGGTCTATGGAAACGGCTTTATTTGACATGATGATTGATTCATGATACGAGAAGCAACGGATGGGACGATCATGTTTAACAGACATGCTTGTGGACTACATGCAAGATGAGTTGCGGCGACCTTGAGAGCCCCAACCACTGCGGCGTTGT
Proteins encoded:
- the QCR9 gene encoding Cytochrome b-c1 complex subunit 9, which produces MSLVNSFYSALFRKNYAMLAAVFTAGFAFEVGFNNGVNKWWDNHNRGRQWKDIRSKYVEETAEDDE